Proteins encoded by one window of Porphyromonas vaginalis:
- the pepT gene encoding peptidase T — protein MSQLLERFLRYVKVHTTSDPNSPTKPSTPCQWDLLHLLHTELETLQIPATCYDAGYLIAQIPATAGYEKVPRIALLAHVDTSPEAPGEKVSPCLHPNYDGKPIQLKGSILSPSDYPDLLRYVGHTLITSDGTTLLGADDKAGVAILMTLAAELQSKPELAHGPIALAFTTDEEVGRGLESFDESQLQATYAYTIDGGLEGEFEYECFHAASARITATGHNVHPGSAYHTMRHALQSLIKLDYRLGYTSERPEVTQGREGFLHLCHMSGDVSSATAEYIIRDHDRQLLEQRIARIQEVAQQVNEEPHAAQLAIEVSYQYRNMYDYIAPHPEVIEHAIAAYEAVGVKPIIQPIRGGTDGAVLSERGIPCPNIFTSGGNFHSLHEYCSLDAMERCLAIVTQLVRRYATSQALD, from the coding sequence CACGGAGCTAGAGACGCTACAGATCCCCGCTACTTGCTACGATGCAGGCTATCTGATAGCACAAATCCCTGCCACTGCTGGCTACGAAAAGGTGCCCCGCATCGCACTCCTCGCTCATGTAGACACCTCGCCCGAAGCTCCTGGCGAAAAGGTCTCACCCTGTCTCCACCCCAACTACGACGGCAAGCCGATACAGCTCAAGGGCAGCATACTAAGTCCCAGCGACTACCCCGACCTGCTGCGCTATGTGGGGCATACGCTCATCACGAGCGACGGGACGACGCTCCTCGGAGCTGACGACAAGGCGGGCGTCGCCATTTTGATGACCCTTGCTGCGGAGCTTCAGAGCAAGCCCGAGCTAGCGCACGGACCTATCGCACTAGCCTTCACGACAGACGAAGAGGTCGGGCGAGGACTAGAGTCCTTCGACGAGAGTCAGCTTCAGGCGACCTATGCCTACACCATCGACGGAGGACTTGAGGGCGAGTTTGAGTACGAATGCTTTCACGCAGCCTCTGCACGCATCACCGCTACAGGACACAACGTCCACCCAGGCAGTGCCTACCACACGATGCGTCATGCCCTCCAGTCACTCATCAAGCTCGACTACAGACTAGGTTACACGAGCGAGCGACCCGAGGTGACCCAGGGACGGGAAGGCTTCCTGCACCTATGCCACATGTCGGGCGATGTCTCGTCCGCAACCGCTGAGTACATCATCCGCGACCACGACCGCCAGCTCCTAGAGCAGCGCATAGCACGCATCCAAGAGGTAGCTCAGCAGGTCAACGAAGAGCCACACGCCGCACAGCTTGCGATCGAAGTCTCTTACCAGTACCGCAACATGTACGACTACATCGCTCCGCACCCAGAGGTCATCGAGCACGCTATCGCAGCCTACGAGGCGGTCGGTGTCAAGCCGATCATCCAGCCGATACGTGGCGGTACCGACGGGGCGGTTCTCTCGGAGCGAGGCATCCCCTGCCCCAACATCTTCACCAGTGGGGGCAACTTCCACTCCCTCCACGAGTACTGCTCGCTCGATGCCATGGAGCGCTGCCTCGCCATCGTGACGCAGCTAGTTCGTCGCTACGCCACATCGCAGGCCTTAGACTAA